The following nucleotide sequence is from Streptomyces xiamenensis.
CCGCAGACGACTCTCCCCGGTCCCGGTGAGCCGGGAGAAGCCCGAGGTGAGCGCGGCGAGCGGGTCATCGGTGGGGGTCAGCAGCAGATGGGGCCAGGACCGCGATCCGGGAAGCTGACCCCGCCGCAGCGCGTCCAGGAGACCGGCGCGCAGGAGCGAGGACTTTCCGGCGCCGGACGGCGCGACGACCGCCAGCGGGTACCGGTCGGCGAGGGACAGCTCCAGCCCGCCGATCAGCCGGCTGACCAGTGTCTCGCGGCCGAAGAACCATCCGGCGTCGTCCACGTCGAAGGGACGCAGCCCGGGGTAGGGGCAGGTGTCGACGGACGACGGCGTCAGGGTCCGTTCGTCGGCCTCCGCGCCCGCGTGGAAATGCTCGTGGAGGTGCCGCGTCACCCCTCCGTACACGATGACGAGATCGCGGCCCGCCTGGTTGACGGCGCCGTGACCGCTCGCCCAGGCACGCAACTCGACGTGCGGTTGCGGTGGTTCCGCGCCGGGTGCCACTCAGGGCCTACCGCTGGGTCGTGATGTTGTTCCCGGCCTGGTAGATCTGGGCTCTGCCGCTCGCCTCGGCGCGCATCTCGGTACGGGTCACCGTGGTCTCCTTCGCCGCTGCGGGGGCGTCGCCGCCGGCCCCGGCGACGATCTCGGAGACCAGACGGGACAGGGCCTCGGCCGCGGCCGGTTCGGCCCGCAGCAAGCCCCGGAACCGTTCCTCCCAGTCGGCCACGAGTCGACCCCGCGCCTCCCGCCGGCCCGGGGTCAGCAGCAGCGCGCGTGCCGCGTCCAGTTCGCTCCCGGGCGCGCCGTCCGCCGCCGGGTCGTGCCGGGTCCACAGCCGCACCACGTCGTCGCGCACTCCTTCCCAGGCGTCCGTGGCCAGTGAGTCGACGACCGATGTGGCCGCCGACGCGGCGAGCGAGGCGAGTTCTTCGTCCATCGGTTCCCCCGTACTGTCGCGCGATAGGTGTACTGGGCGTGAAATTGACAGTGTGAGGGCGGAACGACCCGGCCGCCAGAGGGCCGACGGTGGCCGGTGACCGCCGGACGGGCGTCGGCACGCCGGCGGGGGCCCCGCTTGAACAGGGGGTGCGGGCGGACAGGCTTCCCCCGGTCCGCGCGAACGGGGTGGCCCCGTGCGCGGACCCGGCAGCGGCAGCACAGGAACGAGCCACCAGCAAGGTGATCAGCGTGCTGGTATCGATGACCTCGGGCGGTGTCACCCGGTGAGTTCGGCACCCCCGCCCACACGACCGACGACTCCGTGCTGTGGATCCCCGAGCGCCGACTGCTGTTCAGCGGTGATCTGCTCTTCAACGGCGGCACCCCCTTCCTCCTCCAGGGATCGATCAGCGGCGCCCTGCGCGCGCTGGAGACCCTGCGGGCCCTGAATCCCGAGACGATCGTGCCCGGGCAAGGCCCGGTCTGCGGTCCGGAGGTCATCGATCGGGTCGGTGCCTACCTGCGCTTCGTCCAGGACCTCGCCCGGCGCGGCCACGAGGCGGGCCTCACACCGCTGGACGCCGCACGGGAGACCGACCTCGGGGCGTTCCGCGAACTCCTCGACCCCGAACGCCTCGTCGGAAACCTGCACCGCGCCTACGCGGAACTGAACGGCGCCGACCCGGGCGCCCGGATCGACCAGGCCGCAGCCCTCAACGACATGATCACCTACAACGGCGGCAAGCCCCTGAGCTGCTACGCCTGAGCCGCCGCACGGCGTTCCGCGCACCCGTTCCCTCCTGCCGCCGCCGGTGAGCGGTGCATGGCATGTGTCACCGCTCCTCATGACGTCCGTCACCCGGACCGATGACGGAGCGCACTCACCGCGGCTCCCGCACCCGCGGATCATGGAGATCACCGACACCGAACGCGCCCCGGCGGCACCGGAGATGACCGGAACCGGCGGACGAGCGGGGGAATCGCCTCTGGCCACCGGCCGTACCCCGACCCGTCCGGCCACGCCGCCGAGGGCGAGGAACCCACTGTCCGGCCGCCACACCGGTGGCGTCCGCGAGGAGGAACATGCGTATCCGTCCCCCCATCCACCGAACGGCGGCGCTCGGCGCGTCACTGCTGTTGGTGGGAGTGCTCGGAGCCTGTACATCGGCGAGCCCGGACGCCACCCCGAAGGAATCGCCGACCGACACCTCGGACGCGCTGCGGCACTTCTACGAGCAGGACCTGGCCTTCGAGCCGTGCGAACCGTACGCGACCAAGCCCAGCGACGAGGAACTGTTCGCGAACGAGCAGTTCGAGTGCGCCCGGATGGAGGCACCGCTGGACTACGACGACCCGGACGGCGAGACCGTGTCGATCGCGCTGCTGCGGTCGCCGGCGAAGGGGGAGCCGGTCGGATCCCTGCTGACCAACCCGGGCGGCCCCGGCTTCCCGGGGATGAACTTCGCCGCGCTGATCGCCCTGCTGGGCCCCGAGAGCCCCGTGGCGGAGCGGTTCGACCTGATCGGCTTCGATCC
It contains:
- a CDS encoding MBL fold metallo-hydrolase, with amino-acid sequence MSPGEFGTPAHTTDDSVLWIPERRLLFSGDLLFNGGTPFLLQGSISGALRALETLRALNPETIVPGQGPVCGPEVIDRVGAYLRFVQDLARRGHEAGLTPLDAARETDLGAFRELLDPERLVGNLHRAYAELNGADPGARIDQAAALNDMITYNGGKPLSCYA